AGTAGTTCCGGCTGAGTAAAGTCCGTTGAGATTGATATAATAATTGTAAGTTCTGTACCACCACGCTCCATGGTAATACTGGGCCAGGTTTAAAGTACTGTAAGGGTCGTTGTCACTGTCGAATGTCGTAAAGGACATGTTCCTGCGGTATGCCATGCTATCATATCCTGTGAAAAGAAACACAAGATGGAGATAAAACGCATGATCATATTTACAATAATATTAAGTTGATTCCATACGGCATAAATTAAGAGAAGTTTCATAGTGGAATTTGTGTAAGATTAATGAAACACTGTCACATTAAACAAACATTGtctttaaatttgtatttatttccaAATAAATGTTGTTTACACCACTTGAAAGAATTATAAGTGCCTATTATTAGATGAAAACTGAATTAAAatggattttctttattatatttttgtgatTTGTCCAAAAATATTAGTACACCACGATACATGTTATTGCAAACTAACCATCTCTTTACGATAACACCCTTTCCAACGTCAGTTAATACATACCATAAATACGGGACAAAATGGCCTAATTTAAACCAGTTTGTTGTCAGTATCCAATTTTCACATCACACGTAATggattcatttttttatttcatgacaCACTATATCTATGTTAAGAAATATATCGTTGCTACGACAATGGTACCGGTATGTTGGAATCGTAAAAGACAAAAAATCAATAGTTATTATGaagaatattattttttcatcaatggttttatttaccatttttgttattattttcttttcgtGATGTTGCCAGTTGAACGGAGGTGAGGTCTTTTTATTATTAGAGAGGATGGAGAAAACTTATGGGATTTCGGGCAGATGACAAGGAAGTTGGAATAACTTTGTTGTTTTCAATTACAAAGCATTCTGTCACTGTAGGTATATGTATCAACCTGAGTTCAATTAAGGAGCCCATTAATCATGGATTCCAAATACAATTTCACCTGACCAGCTTTCTTTCGATTTGATTACAAACAGTGTACTATTTGAATTAAAATAGAGTCAGTAATTGACTATGACCGTCGGCTGTCTATGCTTTAGCTCCCAATGTTATCGTTTGTCACACATGAGTATACTTTTCTAAATTTCACATTCGGACACAATCAATAAACCAAATATAAAGAAGATTTATGGATATTTTAAAGACAGTATGCTCAGTCTGATAGCGTTGACGTGATGGATTTGTCTGGTGTTTATATAACAACAGAAGTGGATTAACAGGCATTGCCCGGGAGGTTTGCAAAGTATCGTTTTATGCAGCTTTATGCAATGttattgtaaattttttaatgagatcattattattaatattattatatattattattattaatatatgcTAAATATTTGACGAATGGTTACAATCAGCTAACGAGCTGACAGACTAAATACACGGGTTAATTTGACGACAAATGTTAGAAAGGGAGGTAATGGATTAAGGAAGTTATGCATAATTTTGTAGAGGCGTTAGTAAACTCCTTACTAATCTTCAGtactttgaaatatatttgataagGTGTCGATAATGACAAGCAAACTCCACGAGTTTATATATGCGTACCTGCAGTGCTTGAGCGATCGTATTCTCCAACGCCAACTATACGATACTTGGTCCCTTCATCGCTGATCCTAAACAAGTCGTACTTCGCAAAATAGGGATCTCCATTCACGTTGTTTAAATCAATGCGAAGCATGTAATCCTTTTGGTTAGTTAAGAGTgatattttatcgttgccaagCCAAAATTCTCTATTCAGGAAACCAAAACCATATCGGTAATCATCCCAATCTCTGTAAAACTCTACAGAACCGTCGACCCGGCGTTGGAAGACCTGGTttagtttcaaaacaaaaacatgacaCATTTGGTTTCAACATAATGAACCATTTGTTCGATGTACGTTTGATAGGTATAATGAATCAGTTTGGTTATTGCTTTTAATGTTTCTTCTAACGTTGAACAGATACGTTAGCCTGTGCACCAGTTAGATTCTACATACATTGGTATCATATATCTATGCCCATAttgcaaatattgtaaagaaatCGCTtttagaaaaacaataaaatataaatatcaacATACTTCAGCAAGCACgctaaatttaaattatttaagttaatattatgttatgttcttACCGTCCAACCTCCTCCGTCAATTGAGTTATTACAGTAAACTTCAAAAGGTTCATTGGCTCCATCTGGCTTAATTAGATAAACTCCAGATTCAGAGGAACTATCTTCACATTGGTCGTAAACTTCTTGACAATCTCGAGGATATTCTGGCTCTTGGTAGAAAAGGTAGCAGGAGTctgaagaaatgaaatttttttttgtttttccaaaAAATGATACAGATCAATTTTAAAGTGAACTACCGAACTCGATGTCCCAGTTACCGAATTATCGATAAAGGTGTAAAATTACaatttgcaaaacaaaaaagtgtttgtcaaaatatgaaacataaaTCTTCCATACATTTTCCTGCTTGGAAAAACACGGaagtaaacattgtaaaatCGTAAAAAGTAACAACAAATATACAGAATAATCTTAAAATTAAGTAACAGAATAACAGGATATTCCTGATCAGTTCTGGTAACTTTGTCTGCTTAATTTTAAACGACAAATGTTGACCTAAACGCCGCGACAAATCTTTAAGGCTTATAATTCATTTTTAACTTCCCAGCCAGTGATAAAAGCGGGTTGCTTTCCCTGTTTATACATTTGTTTAGTTGTTTTAACCGAATTAAAAATCCACGTATTTTGAGTATGCCTCTCTGTCAAGAAAGAACTATAACTTAAACAAGAAACGTAAGTATAAATGCATATTAACCAAATATATATGAAGACCACAAAAGCAGAAATCACCATAATTGTCAATCAAGATCATTATTATGACTGATTGTTTACGTTTCTGTCATACCGTTTTtagatgatatttttttatttgtaaattggTTAAGTTAGATGAATCCTATATATGCATTTATTCACCGATAGGTAACATGGTTtccaaaatcaaaatttaaaatcaaaatgaaattaaagtCATACCAAAATTgtaaatgtagtaaaataatgaaaaaagcaAATAACCTCGATCAATTCTAGATTCTATGTCTGTATTAGTTTATCGATAAATGTTGGTCTCCTGTAAACCACCGCCTGTAGAAAGCATTTATAACACAGTAATCCTTCGATGATgatataagaagaaaaaaactttcatACGTGTAATAGCCGTTATTGCAACGCGTTATTTCCTATTTCCCCATCAATATAACCATTCATGCAGAAAAGTAggacaagaaaaaaagagggaataACGATGATAAGTTTGTGTTACCTCCAGTGGTTCTTTTGTTCCTTCCAGAATTTTCGCGTCCAACATTCTAATATTAAGATATGAAAATTgacatataaaaaaataaaaacattccgATAGGCGGGATCGTCCCATTTGTGAAGGCTACTCGCGGCCGAAATCAATTCACGATGATAAATTCAGTTTCAAATATTGTTAAGTAAGTACTATTTATCTTTGGTTAAAATCCAATGTAATGATATCAGGAATCGTCAACTTTGTCACCATTTAAGTCATCTTAATTATTTCACTGATAGAGAATCATTCAATTTGATCCCAATGATGTGACAATGTTTCTGTATTACTCATATTAAGAACTTAATATAATTCATTATTAAATGTATTCAAATTTGCATCACTCTGTTTTAAGCAGATATTAGTTCCTTGGTAGGAAACATTACGGGGAAACCAAGAGACACCATTCCAACACAATGTTCCAACACAGTTGAACTATACAGTCTATAATGTTTGTATAGATCTTTCTTTAAGTCGTGACctattttaatgaaaacaaaatgtgattCTACTCGATACTGTGACCGTTGTGTTTGTATGGCCGTTGTGTTTACTTCTTGGCATGGTTGTATTAAGACAAACTTAAAAAACTAAATTTTGAAACTATTTAGATGACAGAACGACTTAATAAACTACTTATTTAACGCCATTCTTGCCCTGTTTCCCGCCCTTATACTATATAACTTAAATGGATAAAACAGTATAGTAGACGTTTTAATTTTTGCGAAATGAAGTGAGAAAGGAATATGATTCCTTCCTGTAGGAGAACAAATCAACATTGTATTCAATGAgctttttgaaatgaaatgaatctagaaaatacaaagaaatttgATAGCTTGAAACTGAGACAAACACACTGTTTTCTGGACGTTAACAATTTTCACAAATATATCTCATATAAAATAGACATGTTTGTGTATGAAAACGGAAATACGACTATCATATTGCTTAGCTGAGGTAATTATCGTTTACTAAGACATTTAGGATTGATGAAAATATTACGAATTGACTTTCATGTACgtacaaatataatttgaatgAGACTAGTAAAATGAGTCGTTTTAGTATCTCTTAGCCATTTCTGCATTTTGTCATGTGAtcttgtttatttgtataattttttcTCAAGAAAAGATCAATGAATTGCCCAGCTTCAACttgaaacataatttaaaaaatgttagaAAGTTGAGTGATGTATCTAACATAGTACTAAGTGTGGTGGGTACTCTCACCGTTTGTTCCTTCAAGGTTCTGTTTGCTTAGTAAGTTCTACCATTCTGACATTATGGCATATGTGATTTATTTGTTAGTAATAATCTTTAATACTTATTTAAATTCCCTCATAAACTAAGACCACCAATACAATTTATGCATCATAAAAATCAATGTTGTATTTGAGAAATTGGAAAACTTCAACGAACTGATAACTGATCAAGACAACATTTTATCATCAAGAGTGACATTAGATTTCTTTGTTGTTCAATTGGTATGGGTTCTTTACTGCCTTTTCCACGTTTTCAAATGTTTCCAAAGATAAAAGCCTATATTTTGACTGTTTTATGCAGACATAATTCCTTAAAATGTACAAGAATGACTCCCTCGgtagaataaataaatttcagtAGTGCGTGTCCCGATTAgatatttacaattttgttaaattttgttgtttggtttATTTACAGAGTTAAATAAGTCAAAGCAAATTTATACTCTCCTTGGTATGTTGGTCTGTGTTGATGGTaagtttaattaatgaaatatatgactAAAGTAATTTAAGTTGTTAATATTAGGTACTGGTACTTGGTAGATTAAAATCGAATGGAATCGATTCAATATTTAGATAGTTTTGCATCAAGTGATTTATGAGtataatttatgattttaaGGCATCATTCCACAAgatataatgtaaatataaagACGTTTTAAGTTTGATTGGTTGCTTTGAGTTTCTGTACAGTACCCTACGTCTCACAGTTCACCTACGTTTAgattaaatttcaaatatgaatgTTTAAACTTTGTTTGTGCTATAATATTGAAAGACTATAGATTCGGCAGCAAAGTGTCAAGAGCGTtaacatttgttaaaattaataatttattgctTTCCTAAGTAATTCACAGTAAGTTGTAGACTGACATTTAAGTATCAGGTTTGATCTACTTTGATTTCTTACATCCATTTCCTAATCaggttacttgttactttgaaAGGTATGATTGAAAACACATTTGTCAAATGCGTATATTTCTTGGCGCGAAAAAGGAGCATGCCCACCAAAGAATATCAGCAATTCAAGTTTAAGAACTGATTACTGGTAAGAGCAACATTTATCATAACATGTACCTAATATTCGATACCAAATTTCGTCTAACAGAATATCTAATAAATAACCAATGAATtgggaaataaatatttatttgagaGAGATTTTAATAGCCTCCATCTTTAAACATGATACAACGGTGACATGAAACATAGActgatatatgatattttactCAGTTACCTGAAAATCAAAGTTTGATAGCCATTTGAAGTAATACGGGGGACATTGGCCAGACATATCCGAAGTTCATGTTGTAAACTTGATGAAATAAAGTCgagatgttttcttttcaattttttaaactGCTATAAAAAGAAATTCTATCACAATTTCCTTGATGAAATGTCAAGGAAAGAACAAGCTCAAAACACAGGAAAGAACAAACCACAATGTCAATTGATATAAACAATGACTCTCGCGGTAGAATAAAACATTTCTATAATAGTGGGTATCCTGAGTAGATATTCACAATGGCTAAAATCGTTGCTTTGCTTATTTACACAATAAAACAAGTCAaaacaactttatttttttaatgactACTTTAGATCTGCTTTAGTCTTAAATGGTAATTAACGGAATATCCATTTGACATTTGAAATTATTGGAtcttattttctttataaatggAAAATAATCGTTTGAATATTTCCAGCAACTTAAGTTTTGATCaattattagtatttatttctCTACGTAAGACGccatttaatcatttaatcTAACTTAACTGATCCGTTAATAAGaaaattttaagttttatcGATTGCTTCAAATAGTTCCTATTATTGTTTCAAGGCATTAAGTTATTGGTATTGCACTGTACCATGTATCTAGCAAGTAACCTTCCGTCATGtagttttttaaatatatatttaaattgccAAAAATGGTTATTGGAACTATGTTTGTACTAAAGGATTGATGTACTAGATTGGAAGCCAGTTAACGATGGCTCAAGGAAAAATTTCAATTAATCTTTGTTAAAGAATCAACGGTTATATCCTTACATATGATAAATCATGTTTTATGTTATCGATGGTTGTTATAGTTTATTTGCTATGTTGGACGATACAATTAAATACCCGTTTGAAACGTGATCATTTCCTCGATATATAGGCAAGTCATTGTCAATTTGAAATTGCTTGTTGTATACGTTAAATAAAAGAATTTTTATCgttgttttaagaaaataaCTGATATTTTAACCCTGTTTACCCCAATCTCTATTTATGATATGGTGTAATacaattttttatgttttattgcgTACATGAGGTAGATCACAATGAGCAAtctaagtattttttttttaaataagtaCAAATTATCGATATTTAACAAACAGCAAATACTTCAATAGAACCCGACAATAAACTCAAACAGCATGATAAGAGAAGCTGAAAAGTCAAATTTAGTTAAGAAATAGATTAAAGTAGATTCGTTAGATTAGTAGATTAAGTACAAACTAGCTAGATTGCAAAGATAgaaaataaatcatttgaacACCAAATATGAGCATGGTAACGAAAACTGGCACATTAATATTAAAGTTCGAAATCTATCGACATAGAAATCATTTATCACACTTAAAATACAATTCAACTTGAATTTGAGAAAAGATAAAAGACACTTACGGTTTCTGCCTGAAAAGCTGGAAGTTGAGAGAAGAGtcccaaaacacaaaatgttaggaTTAACTGCATCTTGACGATTTTTTCTGGTCTTAACGATCACAAATCTCAAGAAGGAATGAAGTAAACTTTCTGGCAGTGAACCAGTTCAACCACTTTCTGAGCATACCCTGCGTACTATGACGTTGTTGTTGACACGTGTCACCGAAGAGCTGATTTACCATTTGCATTTACACTATTTGTTAGAACCCGGATGATCAcgtaaataaaaacataagctAACAGTTTTTCTATTGTCCcttaaagagaaaaaattatgaatattattactactattagTTCATTTTGATAGCTTTAATTGTATAGACGTAATGCGATGTGACTCTAATGGTCATATTAGTTATTTTACATTCATATGCAATCTCAAACCAATTTAAAATATCTCTTTCGATAACATAAATTATATCGCATATATATTACACTTAGCTTATTAACCTTTCACCTATAAATATCTCCGTAAGTTTGAATCCTAACGTAGCCTACTTCTATCAATTAACTTAAttacgtcatctgcatattacTATCAACAGTTGAATGATGTTAAGGAAACTGCGGTAAAGCCCTTTTGAGCATTGCCAAAAATTCAAATACATATCTACAATCAAGAGGATACAATTTAACAGTATAAACCTCCATATCTAGGGAAACACGAGTTTTTTGTATTATGATATCCCACCAACGCTCTCTGCAAGTTGCCATGTTTTTGTGAAATTACCCAGGATGCAACGTTTGCATGGCGTCACACATGCACCTCGGCAGAGTTAGACTTGCCGCTATGCAGATACTCTTGTAGTACCACTGCACACAACACAACGCTCGCGTACGGTATATGCTGAATCTACTAAACTATCACGgattttcaaattattacaaCGGTATTATCTATAATTCTAAAGAATAATAACTTAAGTTACCATGTAGCCATCTTGCCTTCGATTTTGAGTTATGTATACAGACGAcatgtagcctaggccttaATAGTGTATCGTCCATTATCCACAATCGTAGTTCAGGTAACAAGTATCGTTACTATATAACTTAGTCAAAGTAACACTACTCGACATACTGTGACTGCGATCATCACTTGGTCGATGAAAAGTATCGTTCATTCGAGCAATTCAACATGACTGAGGCCCACATTGCCCCAGATGACTATTGCGTAGAATTTACTTTATCACCCCGACATAAGGTgcgaaaaaaaaatagtaatttcAGAAGAAAGGGATAGAGCCGTAAGTTTAACATTTGGAAGCAAACAATGACAATCACTGTGCGTCTGTGTTGACAGTCATCTTGAATAATACCAATTTACgcaaatttatttgtaaacGACATTTAGCGTACGTATGCATCTATCCTTCAAAATTGGTTAAATAGTTTACATTTACATGAATTCTGATGATGTTTTACACTTTTTAATTAATATCCTAAAGTCTTACAAGTTGTGTAAATCTCAactatgtaaataatatttaagttgGCAACGCATGTTCAGGAACTCTCTTAGGTGCATGTATGATGTCGTAAACAGCTGATTATCTGCTTCCCTCTCCTCCAATATGGAAAAAAAGGGCGGATAAGGGGATAATGGCCgggaatttgatttttttaattcaatgaAGTCGTAAAAGAATAACATGATAAAGGTCATTATTGTTGGCGTAAatatttttactaaaagtaTGTGAAGTATCAATCAGGCAGTATTGCTCCCCATTAAGGTTAGTTTATACAAGGAGAAGGATTTATGTTTTTATAGTGTCTTTGTGAAGTTACCCTTACCACCACATGTTACAAAGGCAATGGAAGGGAGTTCTTTCAATGAATGGAATTTATGACGTAAGACGACATCAATCATATCatacattgtacagtatgtgtacagTAAACCTCTGAACATCTAAGACAATATGACAGCAGTGATCAAATGGTTTCATTGATTTATTTCAGTTGGTCTTACTAAACAGTTGCATTGAAGTTAAGGCCGACACTGACTGTCTTTCCATCTTTTTAATAGTGTAATCATGATATCGACTTGTGTCGGCGATTCTCCTATATGACCGATGAGAATGACGGAACTTTTCATCAATTGTTGCCTGTCAcaaagacatacatacatacacgtgGTCTGAGCATTCAGTGGTTGTAGCAGACGTGTGTAATACTGCATAGAAAGAGAAGCAAAGTGATAGCCAGAGCAGATTACGTCAACAGGAAAGATAAGGGAAATCATCCCCTGTAAAAATGATATACTAGCCAACAAGAATTATACAGATAAACAGGTCAAGCCCATGTAGGAGTTAgaagttttaaatttatatgCAGTCGTTTTCTGTTTGAGAAAAACCAATTTAATGTCTTTGAAGGTACCTCTACAGGTTATCAGTGCTGAATGATTCCAATTACATTAGAAGGGTGTGTTTTGGTTGGCTATGTATGTATTCAGTAAAATTCTAAATACTGATGACAATAATTCAGCCGCAGaagaatattttttctctttattcAGACAGGTTTTAGTaagtaataacaataaatacataTTGGATATTCTTCATCCTTTGTTTTTGTGTACACTGTTTGTctaaacataaatacataaaccGTACTATatgaaaaaaggaaaagcaCATAGCTGAACAAAAATTGTGCTCAAAGTTGCTATTTTTTCATGgataaaagaaatgtttaaattttggCATTGCATCTTCTCCTTAACCCCAATAAAACTTATTATAAACTGTCATTTTAAGCTAGATCTGCAAAGTAATATCGTCATAATCATATATGTATTAATTGTGAGCAATCTTGTGATTTACCTGTATCGCTAACTAGCTTTGTAACCAAAGCAGATAATGCTGATAGTTATTCGCCATTTTTATAGGCGTATACCATATCGATatgaaacttttgtttttagaCATCATACTTCAAGATAGCTGGTTGAGGTCGCTGTATAACTGACTCGATTAAAGTCTCTGTACGTGTTTGTCAAATTTAagcttcgacctttccagcttactgcattTTAAGTTCAGtaaaaatgacaccgttctatgaaattttcatatcaatattaattatatttcttgagTTATCTGACGTTAAAATGTTGCggtgaataaaattcgccagatttattaacgagtccgtagatactacaaacttcaatcaaaatttgcaagccccgcccaacataTCATGCGccaataatttttgttttctgttcacGACCGTTAGGCTTATAGGCTTACTTTACTTTCGTGACTATCCTGTCTTAGGTCCATTCTCTTGTTTCTTTCTCTCGGTCTTATCGATGTAGCTGGTggaattgtgtcatttcctcccattgcaatgaatatacAAGTGTTTTTAGACATTTCCTCAGTtgaattgtaaaaagtggatGACACGCGTACTTGATCGTGCcgcatgtgtagactatttgtttacatttgtgtaactAACATGCTGACATAGGCgttcgcagtgattttacggtaaaccataagggcaacagaaaatacatttctttcttttcagaaTATTCagaataagaaatattgaatcTACTTCCGTTCGGAAGTTTGTTTccaaaattcatcagcaaacacgtattgagacttgaATGCACGACAACATCTAAGAAAGCCATcaacaaaattatatatattaaactattACTGAGTTGGTAATTTATTTTTGTCTCTTGTAGCTTTTGGGTACTTCAAATATATACTTGAGCGGACGATTGTGTATGTTAATACGACCATCATACCTTACATCATAGTTTCCTAAAAGAATAAGTGTCTAGTTCAATGAAGCAGGACACAGCTAAATATACCTTTATGGTTCTTATAGGCGATTGTTAAAAATTATTCTTGGACGGTAGATGtgatgagggggtgggggtaggtgAGTGGAGGATTGCTTAGAGGCAACACCTGTAAAATGAATCtcaatatgaataatattttcttgtatCTTACATATTGGACAAAATTCCGCGGCATTCTCGATTACTGTGGAAGTCAATAGGCGGTGAACTTCAAGGTAAGGTTTACATTGTGACAAACACAATTACAGACTGATGTTATTACCCAATATTTGAGATCACTTTTGATCGAACATTTTCAACGATGTATGTACTACCTCGATACCAATAGGTTTACAAGAATTTCATGTTCAGCCctttgtaaatataaaaaagcTGACATTTTAATAAAGAAATTATATTTCTAACCAATAAATTTACAActcagaataataataatacaaataaaacactctagaaaaaaagaaagcagcaGCGTTACTTGATAAATACAACATAAAGGGTTCATATTTCACATGAATAAAACTCAAGATGGATGAGTCTGGAAATATATTCATCTTCCTGTAATATTCATCATTCAATGTTGAAGTCTAAGAGATTTGTTGTTAAGTTAATGGTCCATTATTTCACAAGTCTAGAGTATATGACGATGATACAATGTTTGGAATAAGAATCATAGCAATGAGTACCGTACCACCACGCTCCGTGACAATACTGAGCCAAGTGATAATAAGAGCGACGATCATTGTCGCGTTCTAACGTCGAAAATGTCTGGTTCCTGTGATGCGCCATCCTATCGTTTGCTGCGAAAGGAAAACACAAATACGAGATGAAGTAGACATGGTTCTtcattatgttatttatttacacCTTTGACTTATTTTCTACTTATTAAATAGTACATGCATTTTTAGGACTGCGGGCTACATGTGATGGAGGTATACAAGCTCCACAATTTCTCCTGTAAGTATCTTTGTAAAATATAATGTTGATAGTTACATCGTTTAGTGCCAAAATTTACTTGTGGTGATCAGATGTGATGTCATAAATGCCTTTGATAAATCTGATTTTTTGATAAGATGTTATTCTAATGTTGGGAACTTTTCATTCCTTCAAGGTAAGGTCTGAACAATAAGATAAAAATCTAGCAACTATTTTTtgtatagtgtacagtacaactatgacatcacatctgTTTGCACCATGTTTAGTTATTATACCACTGGCAAGTTACTACCAATTTCAGCTTTCAATATATCGATAACGGTTACAGTTGCTGGCAAGTTTTATTAAAATGCTTAGaaactatttttctttcatcagTAATCTCATTTACCCCTTGATTATCCTAGGAGTTTGCCAAGTCTATCTACATTTCAAATTAGTAAAGAAGCTCTCCTTTAagcttgtaatatatttttttcgtcTATAAGAAACTCATCCGTACCAAGTTTCTTTTCACCAGCCTGAtgggaaaaaatgaaatttttatgCTCCCTTGTTCACTCGTTCCCACGTCTACTCGCGCCCTTGTCCATAATTGTCTTTTTGGATTATtgtatatacatgttatatatgtatactacGTATGTTAAGTGGTATGAAAAAAGCGGGCGCACTTTCGAATTCAAAAATATAGGAAACCAAATTATTCAAGAACGACACATTTATCGTCGGTGTgttaaactttgttttattacttttatcACGGACATGCTGAGTAACAATCTTAATCTGAACTGTAACATTATACCGTTAATAGAATCACCCACTTCGAACATTGTCTTTTGCTTATTGTTTGGTATGAGAAAGAGCCTTTTCAAACAACTAGGTTTATAAATTAAAATGTCTctactacttagtctaacatgCAGACCATTATTTCAGTTGCTTAGATGCAACCCAAAACACAAT
This window of the Apostichopus japonicus isolate 1M-3 chromosome 9, ASM3797524v1, whole genome shotgun sequence genome carries:
- the LOC139972998 gene encoding fibrinogen-like protein A → MQLILTFCVLGLFSQLPAFQAETNVGRENSGRNKRTTGDSCYLFYQEPEYPRDCQEVYDQCEDSSSESGVYLIKPDGANEPFEVYCNNSIDGGGWTVFQRRVDGSVEFYRDWDDYRYGFGFLNREFWLGNDKISLLTNQKDYMLRIDLNNVNGDPYFAKYDLFRISDEGTKYRIVGVGEYDRSSTAGYDSMAYRRNMSFTTFDSDNDPYSTLNLAQYYHGAWWYRTYNYYINLNGLYSAGTTDYKSI